The Mesobacillus jeotgali genome window below encodes:
- a CDS encoding M3 family oligoendopeptidase — MSNTYSEVWDLDVFFEGGSASPEFAAHLKAAGAEIEQFKKEVESWQPADHKSEGSRLESLVGMFDKAARKVRQAGAFVSCLHAQNTNDKKAGQLKAAVTELSASLQTALTIFDQKLSGFSDSVWSELVQEGLLQELRFVLTERRERAAERLSEKEESVINALSVDGYHGWGQMYDLLVGNTKIKYNGESLSVGQAANKLSNADRSVRKEVFAQWEKAWGENEEAFAKTLNHLAGFRLNVYKLRGWEDVLKEPLDINRMKKETLEAMWEVISDNKEPFVQFLDRKAKLLGLEKLSWYDLDAPIGSTESKMSYQEGADFIVNNFEQFGKENADFARMAFENNWIEAEDRPGKAPGGFHTFFPESSQSRIFMTYSGTPSNVSTLAHELGHGFHTYAMRDLHLLNRNYAMNVAETASTFAEMIVSDASVKNAKTKEEKLSLLEDKIQRSVALLMNIHSRFLFETKFYEERKEGVVTTERLGELMKNAQTEAYGGALDEYHPLFWASKLHFFITGVPFYNFPYTFGYLFSLGIYALAQEEGKGYEEKYIALLKDSASMTVEDLAQKHLNVDLTKKEFWEKAVRMCVEDVEEFIALTEE; from the coding sequence ATGTCGAATACATACTCAGAAGTTTGGGACTTAGACGTATTTTTTGAAGGAGGAAGTGCTTCTCCGGAATTTGCTGCCCACCTAAAGGCAGCAGGAGCGGAAATTGAACAATTTAAAAAGGAAGTGGAAAGCTGGCAGCCTGCTGACCATAAAAGCGAGGGATCCAGGCTGGAGAGCCTCGTTGGAATGTTTGATAAAGCGGCAAGGAAGGTAAGGCAGGCAGGAGCTTTTGTCAGCTGCCTGCATGCTCAAAATACAAATGATAAGAAGGCTGGTCAATTAAAAGCAGCTGTCACAGAGCTAAGTGCATCTTTGCAGACAGCACTTACCATTTTTGACCAGAAGCTATCTGGTTTTTCGGATTCTGTCTGGAGTGAACTTGTCCAGGAAGGACTTTTACAGGAGCTGCGTTTTGTGCTTACGGAACGTCGCGAGCGGGCAGCGGAAAGGCTATCGGAAAAAGAAGAGTCGGTCATCAATGCATTGAGTGTGGACGGCTATCATGGCTGGGGCCAGATGTACGACCTTCTTGTAGGCAACACGAAAATCAAGTATAACGGGGAAAGTCTATCAGTAGGCCAGGCAGCCAATAAGCTTTCTAATGCTGACCGATCAGTCCGTAAAGAAGTGTTTGCTCAATGGGAAAAAGCATGGGGAGAGAATGAGGAAGCCTTCGCGAAGACGCTTAACCATCTTGCAGGCTTTCGTTTGAATGTCTATAAACTCCGCGGCTGGGAAGATGTATTGAAAGAGCCGCTTGACATTAATCGAATGAAAAAGGAAACACTTGAAGCGATGTGGGAGGTCATTTCCGACAATAAGGAGCCATTTGTTCAGTTCCTTGACCGTAAAGCAAAGCTTCTTGGACTGGAAAAGCTGAGCTGGTACGATTTAGATGCGCCGATTGGCAGTACCGAATCGAAAATGTCCTATCAGGAAGGTGCAGATTTCATCGTTAACAACTTTGAACAATTTGGCAAGGAGAATGCTGACTTTGCGAGAATGGCGTTTGAAAATAACTGGATTGAGGCGGAAGATCGTCCTGGTAAGGCTCCAGGCGGATTCCACACCTTCTTCCCGGAGAGCAGCCAATCACGGATTTTCATGACCTACTCAGGCACTCCATCCAATGTTTCTACACTTGCACATGAGCTTGGACATGGTTTCCACACTTATGCGATGAGGGATTTACATTTGTTGAATCGTAATTACGCGATGAATGTAGCAGAAACTGCGTCTACCTTCGCTGAAATGATTGTTTCCGATGCTTCTGTCAAGAACGCGAAAACAAAAGAAGAAAAACTCAGTCTGTTGGAAGATAAAATTCAGCGGTCAGTTGCGCTCCTGATGAATATTCATTCGAGGTTCCTTTTTGAGACGAAATTCTATGAAGAACGGAAAGAGGGAGTTGTCACCACAGAAAGACTGGGAGAATTGATGAAAAATGCTCAGACAGAAGCATATGGTGGTGCACTGGATGAATATCACCCATTATTCTGGGCTTCAAAGCTGCACTTCTTTATCACTGGAGTACCATTCTATAACTTCCCGTATACCTTTGGATACTTATTCTCTCTTGGGATTTATGCATTGGCACAGGAAGAAGGCAAAGGGTACGAAGAGAAATATATCGCTCTATTGAAGGACTCCGCTTCTATGACAGTTGAGGACCTTGCCCAAAAGCATCTGAACGTCGATCTCACGAAAAAGGAATTCTGGGAAAAAGCTGTCCGTATGTGCGTGGAGGATGTCGAGGAGTTTATAGCTTTGACAGAGGAGTAA
- a CDS encoding YrzA family protein, whose product MDFQFELIEDKVEFFEAVDLKSLEQKINKQIEINKAIMLSVHHVSHQMHLDDKGRLFYSAVVHFKAKK is encoded by the coding sequence TTGGACTTCCAATTTGAACTAATAGAAGACAAGGTTGAATTTTTTGAAGCAGTCGACCTGAAATCTCTGGAACAAAAAATCAATAAGCAAATCGAAATCAATAAAGCAATCATGCTATCAGTTCACCATGTGTCCCACCAGATGCATTTAGATGATAAAGGCAGGCTGTTCTATTCCGCAGTGGTCCACTTCAAGGCAAAAAAATAA
- a CDS encoding FAD/NAD(P)-binding oxidoreductase, translating to MTKKIVVLGAGSAGTMVANRLARQLGEEIKKREVEVTLISNTEKHIYQPGYLFIAFNEKPSEHFIRKQETLVHRHVNLVYDDVEKIDVEKKTVKGKKQYQYDYLVIATGSHPDFDSVPGLKEGAHNFYTLDGAERLRKDLAAMEKGRILITIDVPHKCPAAPLELALMLDDYYRKNGRRKDIEIKYAYPIGRIHSLVPVAEWALPQFEKRDIKYETFFNLEEVDPKRKVAITMDGSEHEYDMLITIPAHTGAKAVIDSGIGDESGFIPTHRTTLKMIGQDDVYVIGDATNLPISKAGSTAHYQSESLVANIISRLTGRPETAVYNGKVACFLENSLEDASMITFDYNNPPQPAETSDLLHWFKAVYNELYWLNAKGIL from the coding sequence ATGACAAAGAAAATTGTTGTTCTTGGGGCCGGCAGCGCGGGTACGATGGTCGCAAACAGATTAGCCCGCCAGCTTGGAGAAGAGATAAAAAAGCGTGAAGTCGAAGTGACTTTGATTTCCAATACAGAAAAGCATATCTACCAGCCAGGATACTTATTCATCGCTTTCAATGAAAAGCCATCCGAGCACTTCATCAGAAAACAGGAGACACTTGTTCATCGACATGTGAACCTTGTATATGATGACGTTGAAAAAATCGACGTCGAGAAGAAGACAGTCAAAGGAAAGAAGCAGTATCAGTATGACTATCTTGTCATCGCAACCGGATCGCATCCTGATTTCGATAGCGTACCTGGCTTAAAAGAGGGAGCGCATAACTTCTATACACTTGATGGTGCTGAACGTCTGCGGAAAGATCTTGCGGCGATGGAAAAAGGAAGAATCCTGATCACCATTGATGTTCCGCACAAATGTCCTGCTGCTCCGCTTGAGCTGGCATTGATGCTGGATGACTATTACCGCAAGAATGGCCGACGCAAGGATATCGAAATCAAATACGCTTATCCGATCGGCCGTATCCATTCATTGGTTCCAGTTGCAGAATGGGCTCTTCCGCAGTTTGAGAAGCGCGACATAAAATATGAAACATTCTTCAACCTTGAAGAAGTCGATCCAAAACGCAAGGTTGCGATCACGATGGACGGTTCAGAACACGAATATGACATGCTTATTACGATCCCGGCACATACTGGCGCTAAAGCAGTGATTGATTCAGGTATCGGAGATGAGTCCGGCTTCATTCCGACACATCGTACAACATTGAAAATGATTGGCCAGGACGATGTTTATGTTATCGGTGATGCTACGAACCTTCCAATCAGCAAAGCTGGTTCAACTGCGCACTATCAGTCTGAATCGCTTGTTGCCAACATCATTAGCAGATTGACTGGCCGGCCAGAGACTGCAGTGTACAACGGCAAGGTAGCTTGCTTCCTTGAAAACAGCCTTGAAGATGCCAGCATGATTACATTCGATTACAATAACCCGCCGCAGCCAGCAGAAACTTCTGACCTGCTGCACTGGTTCAAAGCAGTATACAATGAGCTTTACTGGTTAAATGCCAAAGGGATTTTATAG
- a CDS encoding sporulation histidine kinase inhibitor Sda codes for MRKLSDELLIESYFKARELNLSYEFIRLIETEIHRRSLSNRIKASS; via the coding sequence ATGCGTAAACTGTCGGACGAGCTGTTGATCGAGTCATATTTTAAAGCAAGAGAGTTAAATTTAAGCTATGAGTTTATTCGTTTGATTGAAACGGAAATCCACCGGCGTTCATTATCTAACCGAATTAAAGCCTCATCCTGA
- a CDS encoding amidohydrolase — translation MTRKLFYNGTIITSNTENEVFANGAIGIEGEKIIYVGTTPEDVASYDEKIDLKGNILLPGLVNTHGHTPMSLLRGYADDLHLQTWLQDKIWPLEAKYTPEHAKWGTKLSILEMIRTGTTTFVDMYDNMDEIAKAVEEAGIRGVLCRGVIGFGSEELRQSKLKEAADFAKSWNNGANGRVTTMLSPHSPYTCSPEYISQIIDKSIELDVPLHTHMSETKFEVEKNIEEYGATPVRHLEKLGFFDRPSLVAHAVHVNDEDIQILAEKDVKVSHNIISNLKLGSGIAPVGKMLEKGVTVSLGTDSVASNNNLDLFEELKAAATVHKGVAQDATVITAQEALRMATINGAEALWLEERIGSLEAGKDADFIVVNSNQSFFYPKHNPVSHLVYSGSGRDVRDVYVQGKQILDNGQFKTIDEEKVLYEANRMSKLLS, via the coding sequence ATGACAAGAAAGTTATTCTATAATGGCACAATTATTACGAGTAATACAGAGAATGAAGTGTTTGCGAACGGGGCAATCGGCATCGAAGGAGAGAAAATCATCTATGTGGGCACCACGCCTGAAGATGTTGCTTCATATGATGAAAAAATAGATTTAAAAGGGAATATCCTGCTCCCTGGGCTCGTCAATACGCATGGACACACGCCAATGTCATTGCTGAGAGGCTATGCGGATGATTTGCATTTGCAGACATGGCTGCAGGACAAAATTTGGCCTCTTGAAGCCAAATATACACCGGAGCATGCAAAATGGGGTACAAAGCTATCCATCCTTGAAATGATCCGCACAGGTACTACCACATTTGTTGATATGTATGACAATATGGATGAAATCGCCAAGGCTGTTGAGGAAGCAGGCATTCGCGGAGTGCTGTGCCGGGGAGTAATCGGCTTTGGTTCGGAGGAACTTCGACAGAGCAAGCTTAAGGAAGCAGCAGATTTTGCGAAAAGCTGGAATAATGGTGCGAATGGAAGGGTCACGACGATGTTGTCACCGCATTCTCCTTATACTTGCTCACCAGAATATATCTCCCAGATCATTGACAAATCGATCGAGCTGGATGTTCCGCTGCATACGCATATGTCGGAAACGAAATTCGAAGTAGAGAAGAATATCGAGGAATATGGTGCTACACCGGTTCGTCATCTAGAGAAACTTGGATTCTTTGACCGACCTTCGCTTGTTGCCCATGCGGTCCATGTGAATGACGAGGATATTCAAATCCTGGCGGAAAAAGACGTGAAAGTATCACATAACATCATCAGCAACCTTAAATTGGGCAGCGGCATTGCCCCGGTTGGCAAAATGCTGGAAAAGGGAGTCACCGTCAGCCTTGGGACAGACAGTGTTGCTTCCAACAATAACCTCGACTTATTTGAAGAGCTGAAAGCAGCCGCAACAGTCCATAAAGGGGTTGCCCAGGATGCGACGGTCATCACCGCTCAGGAAGCTTTGAGGATGGCAACGATCAATGGTGCAGAAGCCCTCTGGCTGGAAGAACGGATTGGATCTCTTGAAGCAGGCAAAGATGCAGATTTCATTGTCGTGAACTCCAATCAGTCGTTCTTTTATCCTAAGCATAATCCAGTATCCCATCTTGTTTATTCTGGATCTGGGCGGGATGTAAGGGATGTCTATGTCCAGGGGAAACAAATTTTGGACAATGGGCAATTCAAAACGATTGATGAAGAAAAAGTCCTTTATGAAGCAAATCGAATGTCTAAGCTCCTTTCGTAG
- a CDS encoding group 1 truncated hemoglobin: protein MDTLYDRLGGQDAISKVVDVFYEKVLADETVNKFFEETDMEKQRRHQSLFISWALGGPNQYSGRSMELAHKGMNLNDEHFGAIANHLAASLREFDVPEQDINEVLEKLTTMKNDILYK, encoded by the coding sequence ATGGATACTTTATATGATCGTCTGGGCGGACAGGATGCCATTTCAAAAGTTGTGGATGTGTTTTACGAAAAGGTACTGGCTGATGAAACAGTCAACAAGTTTTTCGAGGAAACGGACATGGAAAAACAGCGCCGCCACCAATCTTTGTTTATCAGCTGGGCGTTAGGGGGACCTAACCAATATTCAGGAAGAAGCATGGAACTCGCCCATAAAGGGATGAACCTGAATGACGAGCACTTTGGGGCAATCGCTAACCACCTGGCTGCCAGCCTCAGGGAATTTGATGTCCCGGAACAAGACATCAATGAAGTTCTCGAAAAGTTGACAACAATGAAAAACGATATACTTTATAAGTGA
- a CDS encoding DUF1510 family protein: MKHDDYENLNEGSRSQMRAKRRKTNLVLNSLIVVVILLIGIVSFNIFFSNDEGVADQNDVGAEKDQAAASPDKKDDSQDSDKKDDSQDSDKKDESASDEADEESAEDEELADPIVTEGGSDANVKQTIENPEWKPVGTTQSGEHNTVFDQNAVDWQEMILAYSYATGIDKDNMTVWWNENGGAPNTAVGTVSQKGSDQTFRVWVEWVDGEGWKPVKVEELIQNDKR, encoded by the coding sequence TTGAAGCACGATGATTATGAAAACCTAAATGAGGGGTCACGTTCTCAGATGAGGGCAAAACGCAGAAAAACGAACCTTGTTTTAAATAGCTTGATTGTTGTCGTCATCCTGTTGATTGGAATAGTCTCATTTAACATTTTCTTTAGCAACGATGAAGGGGTTGCCGACCAAAACGATGTTGGTGCTGAGAAAGACCAGGCCGCTGCCTCTCCGGATAAAAAAGATGACAGCCAGGATTCCGACAAAAAAGACGATAGCCAGGATTCCGATAAAAAGGATGAATCAGCATCAGATGAAGCAGACGAGGAATCTGCAGAGGATGAAGAATTGGCTGATCCAATCGTGACAGAGGGCGGCAGTGATGCCAATGTGAAGCAAACAATTGAAAATCCTGAGTGGAAACCGGTTGGTACTACCCAATCCGGCGAACATAACACCGTATTCGACCAGAATGCGGTAGACTGGCAGGAAATGATTCTGGCCTATTCTTATGCTACAGGAATCGATAAAGATAACATGACAGTATGGTGGAATGAAAATGGCGGTGCGCCTAATACAGCGGTCGGAACGGTCTCCCAGAAGGGCAGTGACCAGACATTCAGAGTTTGGGTTGAGTGGGTTGACGGCGAAGGCTGGAAGCCAGTAAAAGTGGAAGAACTCATTCAAAATGATAAAAGATAA
- a CDS encoding DsrE/DsrF/DrsH-like family protein, which produces MEQQAPSLAVILLSEDLEKLHAGALVGSVASMSGMTVNVFVTMNALKSFRKDSFESTDFITGTIGKEMLAKKIPLFDSLLQEGKDMGELNIYGCALAMDIMDWQEEDMIDVFDGVIGVTKFLGMTQGATVITM; this is translated from the coding sequence ATGGAACAACAAGCTCCATCTTTAGCCGTTATTTTATTATCTGAGGATCTTGAAAAGTTACACGCTGGTGCATTGGTAGGATCGGTGGCATCAATGTCAGGCATGACTGTGAATGTCTTCGTCACAATGAATGCACTGAAATCTTTCCGCAAAGACAGCTTTGAAAGCACTGATTTCATCACTGGAACGATTGGCAAGGAAATGCTGGCTAAGAAAATCCCATTATTTGATTCACTTTTACAGGAAGGAAAAGACATGGGAGAACTTAATATTTACGGCTGCGCACTTGCGATGGACATCATGGACTGGCAAGAAGAAGACATGATCGATGTGTTCGATGGAGTGATCGGGGTTACTAAATTCCTAGGAATGACTCAAGGAGCAACAGTTATTACGATGTAA
- the pssA gene encoding CDP-diacylglycerol--serine O-phosphatidyltransferase, which yields MFLHDVLDTTVKKVKSQTANLLTLANLSLGGFAIIVAINGNLNLSLLLIFIAALADRFDGMVARKLNIESELGKQLDSMSDIISFGVAPALLIYQGILSDFGAPGAFFIVFYIGCGAFRLARFNITENSGYFTGLPITAAGVLATLSFLAIPHVPPQTFLFTMMALSLLMVSPFKLRKV from the coding sequence ATGTTTCTACATGATGTACTTGACACAACTGTCAAGAAAGTAAAATCCCAGACAGCCAATCTGCTGACATTGGCGAATCTATCTCTAGGCGGATTCGCAATCATTGTTGCCATTAACGGCAATCTGAATTTAAGCCTTTTGCTGATCTTCATAGCCGCCCTCGCCGATCGTTTCGATGGCATGGTCGCAAGAAAACTCAACATTGAATCTGAACTTGGAAAGCAGTTAGACTCCATGAGTGATATTATATCATTTGGCGTTGCGCCCGCATTATTAATCTATCAGGGAATTTTATCCGATTTTGGCGCACCTGGTGCATTCTTCATCGTTTTCTATATAGGCTGCGGGGCCTTCCGCCTTGCACGATTCAATATTACCGAGAATTCAGGGTATTTCACAGGATTGCCGATAACTGCAGCAGGAGTGCTGGCAACGCTTAGCTTCTTAGCCATTCCTCACGTACCGCCTCAGACATTCCTGTTCACTATGATGGCTCTCAGCCTGTTGATGGTCAGTCCCTTCAAGCTGAGAAAAGTATAA
- a CDS encoding YrzI family small protein, translating to MTLNILFFTITINKRQMSLEEIRHNEMVEKMVEDNKTRQTMLRLF from the coding sequence ATGACCTTAAATATCTTGTTTTTTACAATAACGATTAACAAACGCCAAATGTCTTTAGAAGAAATTCGCCATAATGAAATGGTTGAAAAAATGGTTGAAGACAATAAAACTCGTCAAACAATGCTGCGCCTGTTTTAA
- a CDS encoding response regulator transcription factor — protein MATILLVDDETRMLDLLALYLTPLGYKCIKKTSGTEAISFLEDHNADLVLLDVMMPEMDGWETCNEIRRHWDIPVIMLTARSEKPDIVRGLKIGADDYITKPFDEGELVARIEAVLRRQTSKSPLLSFNGLKLNLDSYDVQFNGALIPLTPKEFALLSLFLQNVNKVFTREHLITTIWGYGVDTEDRTIDSHVRNLRDKLRKAGFAVDDYLSTVWGVGYKWID, from the coding sequence ATGGCTACGATTCTGTTAGTAGATGATGAAACGCGTATGCTTGATTTGCTTGCGCTGTATTTAACCCCATTAGGATATAAATGCATCAAAAAGACTTCCGGTACTGAAGCCATCAGCTTTCTCGAGGACCACAATGCCGATCTCGTCTTGCTTGATGTCATGATGCCTGAGATGGATGGCTGGGAGACATGCAATGAAATTCGCAGACACTGGGATATTCCCGTCATCATGCTTACTGCCAGGAGTGAGAAGCCTGACATTGTGCGAGGCTTAAAAATCGGCGCTGATGACTATATCACCAAGCCGTTTGATGAAGGAGAATTGGTTGCAAGGATTGAGGCCGTACTGAGGAGACAAACTAGCAAAAGCCCCCTTCTCTCTTTCAATGGTTTGAAACTGAACTTAGATTCCTATGATGTTCAGTTCAATGGAGCTTTAATTCCTCTTACCCCAAAGGAATTTGCCCTGCTCAGCCTTTTCCTGCAAAACGTCAATAAGGTCTTCACGAGAGAACATTTAATCACCACTATATGGGGCTATGGTGTCGATACCGAAGACCGTACGATAGATTCACATGTACGGAATCTTAGGGATAAACTTCGCAAAGCTGGTTTTGCCGTGGACGATTACCTGTCTACTGTTTGGGGTGTAGGCTATAAATGGATTGATTAA
- a CDS encoding 5'-methylthioadenosine/adenosylhomocysteine nucleosidase, with amino-acid sequence MMSRIGIIGAMDEEIQHILDAMKGYDEKKKAGITFYVGTFNGYDVVLCKSGVGKVNASVCTQILIDEFAASQIVFTGVAGAVNPDLKIGDIVISTDCVQHDMDVRALGFKLGEIPYTEVSVFKADEKLVDLAIMASKEIVEDKKIVSGRILSGDQFIADRDKVKFLYEELNGYCTEMEGAAVGQVCSMNNIPFVIIRSMSDQADGSADVNFLEFTKLASKNSYEIVNEMVKNWKL; translated from the coding sequence ATGATGAGCAGAATTGGTATTATTGGTGCAATGGATGAAGAAATACAGCATATTCTTGACGCCATGAAAGGCTATGATGAAAAAAAGAAGGCAGGCATTACGTTTTATGTCGGCACTTTCAATGGATATGATGTTGTTCTGTGTAAATCTGGCGTAGGGAAAGTGAATGCAAGTGTGTGTACTCAAATCCTGATCGATGAATTTGCTGCATCCCAGATAGTTTTCACAGGCGTAGCGGGTGCTGTGAACCCTGATCTGAAAATAGGCGATATCGTCATCTCCACTGATTGCGTACAGCATGATATGGATGTTCGTGCGTTGGGCTTTAAACTAGGGGAAATCCCTTACACAGAAGTATCTGTATTTAAAGCAGATGAGAAATTGGTAGACTTGGCAATTATGGCAAGCAAAGAAATAGTCGAGGACAAGAAAATCGTCAGCGGCAGGATTTTATCAGGCGACCAATTCATCGCTGACCGTGATAAAGTGAAGTTCCTGTATGAGGAGCTTAATGGTTATTGTACAGAGATGGAAGGCGCAGCAGTTGGACAGGTCTGCAGCATGAACAACATCCCATTCGTGATCATCCGGTCAATGTCCGACCAGGCAGATGGCTCAGCAGACGTAAACTTCCTGGAATTCACAAAACTCGCGTCAAAGAATTCTTATGAAATCGTCAATGAGATGGTCAAGAACTGGAAGCTCTAA
- a CDS encoding sulfurtransferase TusA family protein, whose protein sequence is MSEVQVTKSIDARGAYCPGPLMELVKGIKTAQVGDVVEVLSTDKGSAVDIPEWVNKMGHEIAYLENEGDEFKIAVKKVK, encoded by the coding sequence ATGAGTGAAGTACAAGTAACTAAATCAATCGATGCAAGAGGAGCTTATTGCCCGGGACCACTAATGGAATTGGTAAAAGGAATTAAAACAGCACAAGTTGGAGATGTGGTAGAAGTACTTTCCACTGATAAAGGTTCAGCAGTTGATATACCTGAATGGGTCAATAAAATGGGCCACGAAATTGCCTACCTCGAGAATGAAGGCGATGAATTCAAGATCGCAGTCAAAAAGGTAAAGTAA
- a CDS encoding YrhC family protein, protein MKARQLYEKMIDFKQFATVLLAVGVFFYLGTIIPSETKVMTDIYIATGASAGFLAGSIVFFSFAKKYRNLLIESEEGQEMLMKK, encoded by the coding sequence ATGAAGGCTAGACAACTCTATGAAAAAATGATTGATTTTAAACAGTTTGCTACAGTCCTGCTTGCTGTAGGAGTGTTCTTTTATCTTGGCACGATCATTCCGTCTGAAACGAAAGTGATGACAGATATATATATTGCTACTGGTGCTTCCGCTGGATTTCTTGCTGGTTCCATCGTATTCTTTTCTTTCGCGAAAAAATACCGCAATCTGCTGATTGAGTCAGAAGAAGGCCAGGAAATGCTGATGAAGAAATAA
- a CDS encoding phosphatidylserine decarboxylase, which translates to MFQSLYRILIELTNGKWSSAILHKFAKSRSSKRIIPSFAKTYNINQEEMEKPIGEYESLHHFFIRNLKEGARKIDQDPLSVVSPVDSVIEEVGEIAADKTITVKGKVYSISEMLGNDDAMARYEQGTYMIFYLSPSHYHQIHSPVTGEVTNQWTLGLKSYPVNKMGLKYGNYPLSKNYRKITEIRHNAGMAAVIKVGAMFVNSIETTHDGSKLEKGDQMAYFTFGSTVVLLFEKDTVNLLPQISPPHHIKYGEIIGTLNGQD; encoded by the coding sequence TTGTTTCAATCACTATATCGTATTCTTATAGAATTGACGAACGGGAAGTGGAGTTCTGCCATTTTGCATAAATTCGCAAAATCCAGAAGCAGTAAGAGGATTATTCCTTCCTTTGCTAAAACGTATAACATCAACCAGGAGGAAATGGAAAAGCCAATTGGGGAATATGAAAGTCTTCATCACTTTTTCATCAGGAATCTTAAAGAGGGCGCAAGGAAAATAGATCAGGATCCTCTGTCAGTCGTTAGTCCGGTAGATTCGGTCATCGAAGAGGTGGGTGAAATCGCGGCGGATAAAACGATTACGGTAAAAGGCAAGGTTTATTCTATTTCCGAAATGCTCGGCAATGATGATGCGATGGCAAGGTATGAGCAGGGAACTTATATGATTTTTTACCTGAGCCCAAGCCATTACCATCAAATTCACAGCCCGGTAACTGGAGAGGTAACCAATCAATGGACTTTGGGATTGAAGTCATACCCCGTAAATAAAATGGGGTTGAAGTATGGAAACTACCCGTTGTCTAAAAACTACCGAAAGATTACTGAAATCAGGCATAATGCTGGCATGGCTGCTGTCATTAAAGTAGGAGCCATGTTCGTCAATTCGATTGAAACGACACATGACGGATCGAAGCTGGAGAAAGGTGATCAAATGGCATACTTCACCTTTGGCTCGACTGTAGTATTACTGTTCGAAAAAGATACTGTTAACCTGCTGCCGCAAATCTCTCCTCCACATCATATTAAGTATGGCGAGATAATCGGCACATTAAATGGACAAGACTGA
- the sigK gene encoding RNA polymerase sporulation sigma factor SigK: protein MSGILTALGYLVKEVILLVSYVKNNAFPQPLSAADERKYLRLMANGDPHARNMLIEHNLRLVAHIVKKFENTGEDSEDLISIGTIGLIKAIESYSEGKGTKLATYAARCIENEILMHLRALKKTKKDVSLHDPIGQDKEGNEISLIDVLKSESEDVIDTIQLNMELEKVKEYIDVLDEREKEVIVGRFGLDLKKEKTQREIAKELGISRSYVSRIEKRALMKMFHEFYRAEKEKKKNKGQ from the coding sequence ATGTCGGGCATACTTACAGCACTCGGGTACTTAGTTAAAGAAGTGATCCTTCTTGTTTCGTATGTAAAAAACAATGCATTTCCTCAACCGTTATCTGCAGCTGATGAGCGAAAATACTTAAGGTTGATGGCCAATGGCGACCCACATGCAAGAAACATGCTGATTGAGCACAACCTGAGACTTGTCGCACATATTGTGAAAAAATTCGAAAACACCGGCGAGGATTCAGAGGATTTGATTTCTATTGGAACAATCGGCCTCATCAAGGCTATCGAGAGCTATTCGGAAGGCAAAGGCACCAAACTGGCAACCTATGCTGCCAGATGTATTGAAAATGAAATCCTCATGCATTTGAGAGCATTAAAGAAAACCAAGAAGGATGTATCCTTGCACGATCCAATCGGCCAGGACAAAGAAGGAAACGAGATTTCACTGATCGATGTCCTGAAGTCCGAATCAGAAGATGTCATTGATACCATCCAACTCAATATGGAGCTTGAAAAAGTGAAAGAATATATCGATGTCCTCGATGAACGAGAAAAAGAGGTTATCGTTGGCCGCTTTGGCCTTGATTTGAAAAAGGAAAAAACGCAGCGTGAGATTGCCAAAGAACTCGGCATCTCAAGAAGTTATGTATCCAGGATCGAGAAACGGGCATTGATGAAGATGTTTCATGAATTTTATCGCGCAGAGAAGGAAAAGAAGAAGAATAAGGGGCAATAA